A single genomic interval of Rhodopseudomonas palustris harbors:
- a CDS encoding UDP-N-acetylmuramoyl-L-alanyl-D-glutamate--2,6-diaminopimelate ligase, whose amino-acid sequence MKLRDLFSAEADIAAPAADLAIGGLAVDSRAVKPGDLFFALSGAKTDGARFVAAAVAAGAVAVAGEHRPEGDLSVPFVQLSNARLALAQAAARFYPRQPEVIAAVTGTSGKTSVAAFTRQIWQRLGHASASIGTIGLVTPTRSVYGSLTTPDPIALHRSLDEIAREGITHLALEASSHGLDQFRLDGVRVAAGGFTNLSRDHMDYHPTVAHYLNAKLRLFRNLVQDGGAAVISADHDCSAQVIEAAGARGLRLITIGRNGDPGAGIKLIDAAVEGFAQQLTVEHAGKRHRIKLPLVGEFQIENALVAAGLVIGTGGDAAASFAALEHLEGAPGRLDLVGARNGAPVFVDYAHKPDALAKTLQALRPYAKRKLVVVFGAGGDRDSGKRPLMGAIAAENADVVIITDDNPRSEDPATIRSAILAAAPGAREIGDRAEAIRTAIGELQPGDALVIAGKGHETGQIVGDRVLHFSDHDAAKAALSASAA is encoded by the coding sequence ATGAAGCTTCGCGATCTCTTCAGCGCCGAGGCCGACATCGCCGCGCCGGCGGCCGATCTCGCCATCGGCGGGCTCGCCGTCGACAGCCGCGCGGTGAAGCCGGGCGACCTGTTCTTCGCGCTCTCCGGGGCCAAGACCGACGGGGCGCGGTTCGTCGCGGCGGCGGTTGCGGCCGGGGCAGTGGCGGTTGCGGGCGAGCACCGGCCGGAGGGCGACCTTTCGGTGCCGTTCGTGCAGCTGTCCAATGCGCGCCTGGCGCTGGCACAGGCCGCGGCGCGGTTCTATCCGCGCCAGCCCGAGGTGATCGCGGCGGTCACCGGCACCAGTGGCAAGACCTCGGTCGCGGCCTTCACCCGGCAAATCTGGCAGCGGCTCGGCCATGCCTCCGCCAGCATCGGCACCATCGGTCTCGTCACCCCGACGCGCAGCGTGTACGGCTCGCTGACCACGCCGGACCCGATCGCGCTGCATCGCTCGCTCGACGAGATCGCCCGCGAAGGCATCACCCATCTGGCGCTTGAAGCCTCGTCGCACGGGCTCGATCAGTTCCGGCTCGACGGCGTTCGCGTCGCGGCAGGCGGCTTCACCAATTTGTCGCGCGACCACATGGATTATCACCCCACCGTCGCGCACTATCTGAACGCCAAGCTGCGGCTGTTCCGCAACCTGGTTCAGGACGGCGGCGCGGCAGTGATCTCCGCTGATCACGACTGTTCGGCCCAAGTGATCGAAGCGGCGGGCGCCCGCGGCCTGCGGCTGATCACGATCGGCCGCAACGGTGATCCGGGCGCAGGCATCAAGCTGATCGACGCCGCGGTCGAAGGCTTCGCGCAACAGCTCACGGTCGAGCACGCGGGGAAGCGGCATCGCATCAAACTGCCGCTGGTCGGCGAATTCCAGATCGAGAACGCGCTGGTCGCGGCAGGTCTGGTGATCGGCACCGGCGGTGACGCGGCGGCGAGCTTCGCCGCGCTCGAACATCTCGAAGGTGCGCCGGGCCGGCTCGATCTGGTTGGCGCCCGCAACGGCGCACCGGTGTTCGTCGACTACGCGCACAAGCCCGATGCGCTCGCCAAAACCCTGCAGGCGCTGCGTCCCTATGCCAAGCGCAAGCTGGTCGTGGTGTTCGGCGCCGGCGGTGATCGCGACTCCGGCAAGCGGCCGCTGATGGGCGCGATCGCGGCCGAGAATGCCGACGTGGTGATTATCACCGACGACAATCCGCGCAGTGAAGATCCCGCCACGATCCGCTCCGCCATTCTTGCGGCTGCGCCCGGCGCGCGCGAGATCGGCGATCGCGCCGAGGCGATCCGCACAGCGATCGGCGAGCTGCAGCCG